CAGTCGAGGCGAAACGCGATCTTCTCGGTGGCGGCCCCGGCCCGGCCGACCAGCGGGACGCCCAGCGCGAGCCCGGCGCTCAGGGCGTGCCCGAGAAACGTGCGTCGCGAGCTCAGCGTTCGGTCGCGGTGTGTGGTGTCCATGCGTTCCTCCTTCAGGCCAGGCCGCTCACATCGTGCCCGTCCCGGGGCGTCGGGCCGAGACGTGCCATCGAATCACGAACCGCTCCACGAGTTCCAGGAGAAAGTAGAACCCGACTCCCAGGACCGAGAGCGTGACGACGCTGGCGAAGACCAGCGTCGTGTTCAGCTCACCGTTCGCCACCAGCACCAGGTAGCCGAGCCCTTTCTCCGCGCTCACGAACTCGCCCACGATCGCGCCGACGACGGCCAGCGTGCTGGCCACCTTGAGCCCGCCGAAGATGTTGGGCAGCGCGTTCGGAAAGCGCACGAACCAGAACACCTGGAACGCGTTGGCCCCCATCGACCGCACGACGTTGACGACCTCCGGGGGTGCGGCGCGGAGCCCGATGGCGGTGTCGATGACGATCGGGAAGAAGGCGATCGTGAAGGCGATCAGGACCTTGGAGGTCATGCCCGCCCCCAGCCACACGACGAAGATCGGGGCGATGGCGGCCTTGGGAACCGTCTGGGAGGCGACCAGCAGCGGGTAGACCGCCAGCTCCACCGGCCGCGCATAGACCAGGAGCGCTCCCAGGGGGATGCCGACGACCACGCTCAGCCCGAAGCCCAACAGGAACTCGGCCGCCGTGATCGCGCTCATGTGCGCGAGCAGCGGCAAGGCGGAGACGAGCGTGGCTGCGACGTCGCTGGGGGCGGGGAGGAGCAGCCGGGAGACGGCGGTGAGCTTGGTGAACGCTTCCCACGCGACCACGAGGCCCGCGAGCGTCAGCGCGGGATAGAGGTAGGGCGCCAGGCGGGCGCCGGCCGACGGCAACGCCTCGGTGTCCGCGTCGGCCAGGGCGTCGAGGCGCTCGCTCATGTCTCGCTCAGGAGCCCGAAGGCCTGAAAGTGCTGGCGCACCTCGGCCGCGTAGCGGCCGAACGCCGGCGATTCCCGCATCCCCAGCCGGCGCGGCCGCGGCAGCTCGATCTCGAGCACCGACGCGATGCGCCCCGGCCGCGGGGACATGACCACGACCCGATCGGCGAGGAAGATCGCCTCCCAGATGCTGTGGGTGATGAAGAGCACGGTCTTCCGCGCCTCCAGCCACAGGCGCTGGAGGTCGAGCACCATCTGGTCGCGGGTGAGGGCGTCCAGCGCGCCGAAGGGCTCGTCCATGAGGAGGAGCGGCGGATCGTGGACGAGCGCCCGGCAGAGCGCCACGCGCTGGCGCATGCCGCCCGAGAGCTCCCAGGGGTAGTACGACTCGAAACCCGAGAGCCCGACCCGCGCCAGGAGCGCCCGGGCGGTCGGCTCGTACCGGCGACGGTCGAGGCCTCGCACGTCGATCTGGAGGAGCACGTTGTCCAGCACGGACCGCCAGGCGAGCAGCGCGTCCTGCTGGAAGACGACGCCCACCTCGGTGTACGGGCGAATGACGCGCTGGCCGTGGATGACGATCTCGCCCGCGGTCGTGGGGATCAGCCCGGCCACCAGCATGAGCAGCGTGCTCTTCCCGCAGCCCGAGGGGCCCACGATCGACACGAACTCGCCCACGCCGAGATCGAACGTGATCGGGTCGAGCGCCTTGAGGGCGCGGCCGCGCGGGCGATAGGCCTTCTCGACCCCGTCGATCCTGACGAACGGCGGTTGCGCGGTTTCGACCGGCGAGCCCGGCGTGCGGAGTTCCGCCCTCATCCGCGGCGCGGCGCTCCCGGCCTCCTGAGCTC
This is a stretch of genomic DNA from Candidatus Methylomirabilota bacterium. It encodes these proteins:
- a CDS encoding ABC transporter permease; this encodes MSERLDALADADTEALPSAGARLAPYLYPALTLAGLVVAWEAFTKLTAVSRLLLPAPSDVAATLVSALPLLAHMSAITAAEFLLGFGLSVVVGIPLGALLVYARPVELAVYPLLVASQTVPKAAIAPIFVVWLGAGMTSKVLIAFTIAFFPIVIDTAIGLRAAPPEVVNVVRSMGANAFQVFWFVRFPNALPNIFGGLKVASTLAVVGAIVGEFVSAEKGLGYLVLVANGELNTTLVFASVVTLSVLGVGFYFLLELVERFVIRWHVSARRPGTGTM
- a CDS encoding ABC transporter ATP-binding protein, giving the protein MRAELRTPGSPVETAQPPFVRIDGVEKAYRPRGRALKALDPITFDLGVGEFVSIVGPSGCGKSTLLMLVAGLIPTTAGEIVIHGQRVIRPYTEVGVVFQQDALLAWRSVLDNVLLQIDVRGLDRRRYEPTARALLARVGLSGFESYYPWELSGGMRQRVALCRALVHDPPLLLMDEPFGALDALTRDQMVLDLQRLWLEARKTVLFITHSIWEAIFLADRVVVMSPRPGRIASVLEIELPRPRRLGMRESPAFGRYAAEVRQHFQAFGLLSET